The following coding sequences lie in one Arachis ipaensis cultivar K30076 chromosome B05, Araip1.1, whole genome shotgun sequence genomic window:
- the LOC110271968 gene encoding uncharacterized protein LOC110271968 — translation MVTIAMRLIVNKREKRARRKQGTQREAGEEERCGLAPAGLSSPPSCSPLAAITRTRTEQGGRSHAAEERRRGAHGIAATHGAVGCAQSPSGSPRLRPVPGANSCASVTRGGARPTAQSCAAVCYRRRLGLMPPSSFEEREGGCGEDEARWWFVLPPLLPSPSGTATRAATKDSERQRARGGGRARRCCAMEQSEPRRRY, via the coding sequence aaacaaaagagaGAAAAGGGCCAGGAGGAAACAGGGAACGCAGAGGGAAGCAGGGGAGGAAGAGAGGTGCGGGTTGGCGCCGGCGGGCCTATCGTCACCGCCAAGCTGCTCGCCGCTCGCCGCCATCACGAGGACCAGAACCGAGCAAGGGGGAAGAAGCCACGCGgcagaggagagaagaaggggaGCTCACGGCATCGCCGCCACCCATGGAGCCGTGGGCTGCGCCCAGTCGCCGTCGGGGTCACCGCGTCTTCGTCCCGTTCCTGGAGCCAACAGTTGCGCCTCTGTCACGCGAGGAGGAGCGCGACCCACCGCGCAGAGCTGCGCCGCCGTGTGCTATCGCCGTCGCCTCGGATTGATGCCGCCATCGAGCTTCGAGGAGAGAGAAGGAGGTTGCGGGGAGGATGAGGCGCGATGGTGGTTTGTTCTGCCACCCCTACTGCCATCGCCGTCAGGAACGGCCACCAGAGCCGCCACGAAGGATAGCGAGAGGCAGAGAGCTCGCGGTGGGGGAAGGGCCAGGCGCTGTTGTGCTATGGAGCAGAGTGAGCCGCGCCGGCGCTATTAG
- the LOC107643490 gene encoding protein JINGUBANG, with product MGILQCPSCCHYSSSSQHHEDHQQQSHHSNSNNTLLHSESSTSSSLSSQPSLPSVPSLTTSQQLQQQEIVTTINGHSSAIFCLALHGKFLYSGSSSSEIRRHRKDTFAPDHNVLATTTNSAVKSITVFGGKLFTAHQDHKIRVWKIQEQEQEPYKCIATLPTFNDRIWKLFSSKNYVQVRRHKKSTWVHHVDTVSAVAISVDGTLLYSASWDRTFKIWRTSDFKCLESVNAHEDAINALAVSCAGVVYTGSADKKIKIWKKLENSKRHALVGTLEKHKSAVNALALSADGLVLYSGACDRSILVWEKEKEEEGGGDENVKMVVVGALRGHTKAILCLVAMADLVVSGSADNSVRVWRRRGISVNSEKSCYSCLAVLEGHRRPVKCLAVAVESADNYGGDDENSGGGGGGNSYLVYSGSLDCGIRVWRIRVPLF from the coding sequence ATGGGAATTCTTCAATGTCCCTCTTGTTGCCACTACTCATCATCATCACAACACCATGAAGATCACCAACAACAATCTCATCACTCAAATTCCAACAATACCCTTCTTCATTCAGAATCATCAACCTCTTCCTCTCTTTCTTCACAACCAAGTCTACCTTCAGTTCCTTCCCTAACAACCTCacaacaactccaacaacaagagATTGTAACCACCATCAACGGTCACTCCTCCGCAATCTTCTGCCTCGCACTCCACGGTAAGTTTCTCTACAGCGGATCCTCCAGCAGTGAGATAAGGAGACACCGAAAAGACACTTTTGCCCCTGATCACAACGTTCTTGCAACAACCACCAACAGTGCCGTTAAGTCCATAACCGTTTTCGGTGGTAAGCTTTTCACCGCTCACCAAGACCACAAAATCCGCGTCTGGAAAatccaagaacaagaacaagaacccTACAAATGCATAGCGACGCTTCCAACGTTCAACGACCGAATCTGGAAGCTCTTCTCTTCCAAGAACTACGTTCAAGTTCGGCGCCACAAGAAGTCCACGTGGGTGCACCACGTGGACACAGTCTCCGCCGTCGCCATATCCGTCGATGGAACACTCTTATACTCCGCTTCGTGGGATCGGACCTTCAAGATTTGGCGAACCTCCGATTTCAAGTGCTTGGAGTCCGTTAACGCGCACGAAGACGCCATCAACGCGCTGGCGGTTTCATGCGCCGGTGTAGTTTACACTGGATCAGCTGATAAGAAGATAAAAATATGGAAGAAACTTGAGAATTCAAAGAGGCATGCGCTTGTGGGGACGTTGGAGAAGCATAAATCGGCGGTGAACGCGTTGGCGCTCAGCGCCGATGGGTTGGTTTTGTACTCCGGCGCGTGTGATAGGTCGATTCTGGTgtgggagaaggagaaggaggaggaaggaGGAGGCGATGAAAATGTGAAGATGGTGGTTGTTGGAGCGTTGAGAGGACACACGAAAGCAATACTGTGTTTGGTTGCAATGGCGGATTTGGTGGTGAGTGGTTCGGCGGATAATAGTGTTAGGGTGTGGCGGCGGAGAGGGATTAGTGTTAATAGTGAGAAGAGTTGTTATTCTTGTTTGGCTGTGTTGGAAGGACATAGAAGACCGGTGAAGTGTTTGGCTGTGGCGGTTGAATCCGCCGACAActatggtggtgatgatgagaatagtggtggtggcggtggtggtAATTCTTATTTGGTTTATAGTGGTAGTTTGGACTGTGGCATTAGAGTTTGGAGAATAAGGGTTCCCTTGTTTTGA